The Callospermophilus lateralis isolate mCalLat2 chromosome 18, mCalLat2.hap1, whole genome shotgun sequence nucleotide sequence CTGTAAACCACATGGGGAATGTCCCCGTGGCTTCCGTCATGTCCCTGGAGGGGAACACTGCTGAGTTCCCAGGCCTGCCGCTGTGTGGCTCAGCCTGGGTGCAGCCTCTGTGCAGCCTCCCCACTCTGGGAGAATGCCCATTTCCCTGCGTCTTTGCCAGGTCCTGCAGTTTCAATGACCTTATGACCCAGAGTCCTGTTGCATTATTTTAGTTGGATACTAGTGAGATTGAATATCTGGTatctttgttggccatttgtattttctGTTTCACTCCCTTGTCTCTGGATTTCTAGACATTGCTGTGCTGCTGTGTAGGTATTTCCCATGCACTCTGGGCCCTCATGCTTTGCCATATGTGAGTTAACTTCCAGTCTGTGGCTTGTCTCGACTTGTGTCATGTTTTTTTTGGTACATTTTTTCCAATGTATAGCTTTGTttatggctgtgtgtgtgtgtgtgtgtatgtggcttATTTTAAGAGAACTGTGTTTTAAAAGGTAACTTTCTCCTTCTTTATGTTCTCGCTCTGGGGTCCTCTGCTGAATGATgggcctcttcaacaaattgcTGGCTGTTATTTCTGCTTTGCATTCCATATCTGTCCTCAGGGAGAGAGGGAGGCTTGGCCGTCATTCCCACCTCCACAGAGTTCTCGGGGATCCTGAGCTGAGCGCAGGGCCTCTGTTCTCCACTTCTGGGACTCCTTCCCTGCCCCCAGAGAGTGTTTCTATAGTCTGCTCTCCTGAGCTGAGAGGCTGAGAATGGGACCTACAGTTCACTGAAAGTTGGGTGCTGCGCTGCCTGGCCACTGAGTTCCGCCTTCCTGGGTGGCAGGTGTTTCTGCTGTCCCAGGGGTCCTCTGGTCTGTCTGTGTTTACCAGGGAAGGGCTGTgaggctgtgtgtgtgtctgctgcAGCTGAATAGATGCCCGCCCTCCTGACAAGTCCCTCTCTGGAGGCGCTGGGTCTCAGTGGCCAGGATCCGCAGGTCAGTGGTGCTGCCGGTCTCAGCTTGGCCACTTAGACCCCAGGCCTAACTGCAGGGGTCTCAACTCCGGTGGCAGCCTGAGAACCCACTTTGCACACTTGGGTCCAGAATACTCGTGGGCTTTGCCCAGGTGCAAGTGCAGTGCTGGTGGCCTGGGCCACGGTGGGTGACGGGAGCCATCCTGAGTCTGGCTCTGCtgcgagtgttccaggccaactcCCTCCTGCCTCACTGTGTTTTAAGTGCCCAGAGCCATCCTTGCTCCCGCTGCAGCCTTCCTCTGCTCCATTTACTGGATCAGCATTTCTGACACAGTCTGTGGAACTTCTGGTGCTGCTGACCCgttttctctctcacacacacacacacacacacacacacacacacacacacctgcgctTGCACACGTCTTTTTTGGAGTTTTCTGGTACTGAGCTACAGTCCtggcttttttcactttttatgtAGAGATAGTGTCTTGTTATTCCCTGGGTTTGAACTTGTTGAACTTgccgtcctgcctcagcctccttggtAGCTGGAGTGTGGGCCTGCACCTCCACACCTGCATATACTGTAGATGTACAGCAGTCCCTTGTAACGGACTGCCACAGTGATGGCTGACAACAACACGGACTCTCTCTTCTGGAGCGCGGAAGTCTGAAATGTGTTCCACTGGAGGCCCTTTCTGCCGGTCAGGTTTCCAGGGGCCACCTGCCCTCCTTGCTTGTGCCCTTTGTCTTCAGCACAGTGCTGTGACCTTTGCCTCCGTCTTGTGACTGGCTgagcctcctccctccctccctccctcccaggagGACTGTGTGGCCACGTTGGATCACCTGATGCTCTGAGATAACCTCCCCATTCCAGTCACGTCTGCAGAGTCCCTGTCATCACTGTGGTGATGGTGCCTTTCACAGCCCCTGTGATCCTCAGCTTCAGCGTCTGCTAGCTTTCAGCTCCTGCCGTTTCATTCGCTCCAACAACCTTCTTGTTAAAATGAGTATTTTGAATCAAGTCTCAGATCGTATCATTTCACCTGTAAGAATGTCTGGGTCTGTGAGAGAGAGGTACCTTTTAGGCTGTAGCCACAGAGCATTTATCACCCAGGAATTTAACTTGGTTCCTTAACGTTTCCTAGTACCTGGTGCACTTCAGGCTGGCTCACCTGTCCCCAAAATGTCGTCTTctctgttttggtactggggattggtaaatgggtactttactactgaggtatatccccaggagtcttttttatctttcattttgagacagttcCTAgaacctcgctaagttgctgaggctgactttgaacttgtgatcctcctgcctcagcattctgaggggctgggatgacagatgtgcaccaccatgcccagcccataTATCTTCTTAAAGTTGGTTTGTTCGTGTCAGGATCCACAGAAAACCCACACATGGCTTGTGCCTGGTATGCTGAAGAAACTGGTGCCTCGGCTGGTCGGCCTGGTTCTTCCTCTGTGATGTCATCAAATGAGTCCTGCCCCTGTGTCCTGTGAACTGGCAGTTGGACTAGGGAGCTGTGCAGAtccatttggtatttttttttgaatatttatttttttaatcgtagttggacacaatacctttatttatttatttttaataaaggagctgaggatggaacccagggcctcgcacgtgctaggcgagtgctctgctgagccacagccccagaccccaTTTGGTATTTTTGATAGTACTTCTGTGTGGCTCTGGCCCTTCCTACTTTATTGCATCAGGAGGCACACAATGTCTGGTTGCTTGATTTTCAGGCGAAGGATGGATTAGCAGGTGGTGATATGCCCCcacccccatctttttttttttaatttttatttgttttaattagttgcacacgacagtacaatgaccttgacacatcagacatttgaatcagatgggatataatttctcatttttctgagtgtacaggttgcagaatcatattggtcatgcagtcacaaatatacacacagtaataataatgtccgtTTCATTCTActacccttcctatccccctGGCCTCCACCCCCATCCTAAAGctccctgtctgcctttctctttgGCCCAGCTGCTGTCCATGGTTGTTGTCAGCATCCACTTTATTATTAGGGGTTGCAAAACCCTTCTCCAGTGATTTCATTCTATTCATTTGTCTTCAGCGCAGTGTCTACTAGGTGTGATTCttcaatgcttaaaaaaaaaaatcggtGGTTCCTCTGGGGTCttgggaggtgaatttgtggcagTCTGCCAGCAACCTGGTGAAGCACCGGTGGCTGTGGAGGCCAGCTGAGGTGCCACCCCAGGGAGGTCAGGTAGCAGGAGGTGTTGAACTTGGGGCCTCCCAGCTTGCCCCACAGGTGTTGTGCTCTGAAAGCTCATGAGCTTAGGGTTTGTGCACTTCTCTGTCCTGTGTCCCATTCAGACAGAATCCCAGAATGCAGAGACACAGGTAACCATCAAGCAAACAGGTCTGGACAGGGCTGTGAGAGAAGCAGGAGGTCAGCACGGAGCCCACAGGCCCACAGTCAGAAGTGGCTCACGGGATGTGCCAGCCCCGTCTGTGCTGCAGAGGGTCGGAGCCCAAGGCAGGAGCCCCCCGGCCTAGCAGTCACTTGGCACCAGGGCTCTTGGTGAGAGCTTCAGACAACGGGTCTCTACACTTAGCGCATGTTTGCTGCCGCAAATGCTTGGCACAGGTGGGGAAGGGACTGCGACAAGCTGGCTGTGGGACCTTGGCAGGTCTCCAGGGAACTGCGGCAGGGACGGCTCTTCAGGCCAGTCACAGTGTGAGTGGAAGGTGCAGTTCTGGTGCAGAGAGAGAGTTGGTCACTGAGATTAGAGGTGGCAGGCTGTGTCTGAGCTGTGCCTAGCAAGGACAGAAGGTATGCCCCCAGAAGAGGAGAGAGGTGGGTGCTGGGAGGGCAGGGAGGAGTCCAGGGACCCTCAGAGTAGAAGTGATGCTCTGCACACCTGTCTGCTCGGCAGGTGTTTGTCTTAGGCTGGCTCTGCCCCTGTCAGGACCATGTGCATGGTGGGCTGTGAGGCCCGGTGAGCAGGAACTCTGGGGACACATCACTCACTTCCCCCTGTGACCCCCTGGATGCCAGGTGCCTGAGGCACACAACTCATCTCTGAGAGGAACTGTAAGGGATGTCTTCATTGTAAAAGTCAAACTTCATCTTTCCCTATAGTTTCCTGTTCTCTTATTTCTAAAAATGTCAGCGCAGGTTTTATTTAGGTCACATATTTTGATGGCTACTGTGACTGATTACCCTTGGCCCAGCCACTCTGGGTCATCCTGCTCACCCTTAGCTCCAGTCCTTGAGAGGGATTGAGAGGGTCTGGGATGAATTTGGGGGTGGTCTGGGAGTGAACAGGGAGGGTCTGGGGTGGAAGCTTCCCCACGGTGGCCAGGAGGTCATATGTGAATGTTCAGTCCCTTCCAGGGCCTGGGTTCCCATGTGGGAGCACAGAGTCAGCCCCGTGGTTTCCAGCCTGCTGCTGGTGTCCTTAGCTTGTTCCCACTCTGATCTGGGCTTCCTTGCCTGCCTTTGCAGGGAGGGGACTGCCCGGGTGAGCTGTCCACACCACCTGGTGTTACTGGGAGACACCTGCTCCTCTTTGCTGTGGTTATTGGGGCCCCACATGTCCAGTTGTCCAGTGTGGGCCCTTGGTGAGACCCAGCCCACAGGGCCAGATTCTTGGCTATCTCCAGGAGGCCCTTCCCTCCAGTCTCCTCTTCCAGGCTTTCAGTCTTGTTCTTTCCCTGGAAACCTTGGAGGGGCCCTGGCTGAGAAACACGTGCTCCTTAGGAACCAGTGACCTTCGAGGACGTGGCTGTGGACTTCACCCAAGAAGAGTGGGGGCAACTCGATCTTGTGCAGAGGACTCTGTACCGTGATGTGATGCTGGAGACCTATGGGCACCTGCTCTCTGTGGGTAAGTGACACTGTGAAAATGGCAGTGCCCCAGTGGCTCCCTGGTGGGGGCCAGTTCTCAGAGGGCTGAGGTGATCTGGAGGCCCAGTACTCACGAGGTACGAGGACCTGTGCTTCCTCAGTCCTGGTGGGACGTTGCATGAGGACTGGTCAAGGGGATGTCTTGAGTGGGGCATCATTGGGGGAGTGGACAGCGTCTTTCTCAGGCCAGGCATTGTGGAAGGACGGGGCAGGTCTATCTTTGCCGTCTCCTATTTGATTCACAGTCCCATTTTCCCTCCACACACAGGGAATCAGATTGCCAAGCCTGAGGTCATCTCCCTGTTGGAACAAGGAGAAGAACCGTGGTTGGTGGAGCAGACGTGTCCTGAGAGCTCTTGTCCAGGTGAGGGCAGGCCCCTGTGTGAGAGAAGGGGGCAGAGGGCAGGGGTCACCTGCTTTGGGACCTTGGAGAATCCCTCCAAGGAGCTCCCTCCCTGGCACCTGACTTTCCTGCTGTGTTCTTAGCACAGATGCCCCCCGTGACTGTCAGAACAGCTTGCGGGCCAGCTCCCAGCCCTGGGCACCTCTCGATGGTGCTCACCTTCTCTGCTGTCCCTTCTCTGAGATGACTGCTCTTTCATTTACTTAACTTTAAAActtttgttttttctgtttttctcaaaTTGTAGCCTGTGGCCACAaactcttcttttaaaaataaaaaaaacaagaaagttgTTTTTATCTAGGTGGCATATTCATGTCTCAAACCGAAGCTGCTAAACCGTAAAGCTGGAAGCCTCCTGAAAGCTGCCTGCTGGCTCAGGTCGCTCTTCCCACCAGAGCCGCAGCAGCACCTGGACGCTCGCCCACGGGCCGCAGCTGCTCTGTTGCTGTACGCTTTCCAGTCATTTTCCTGGCTGTTCTGGGCACTCAGTCTGCATCTCAGCTGGTGACAGACTCGTTCAGTCGATCCAGTCTGTTTTGACCGTGTTCTGAGCTTTGCCTCGCTGTGGCTCGCCTTCCTGTTGTACTGTTCTCAGGAGTCCCCTCCTGTGTGTCTACATGGATTTTATAACTGCTGCTCTGTTATCGCCTTTTGAATCAAATAGAAAGAGGGAGTTACCATCCGAAGCACGTGCCCCCGCTGCCCTGCATCTGTGGTATTCTTGTTGGTGGTCTTCACTTGCAGTTGCTGCCTGTGGTTCTTTCCTCTCTGCCTCAGGGGCTCCCTTTagcatttcttttctcttttcttttctttttttggaaccagggattgaactcaggggcactcaaccactgagccacatccccagccctatttttttttatttatttagagacagggtctcattgagctgcttggtgcctcactgttgctgaggctgccttgaacctgcgatcctcttgtctcagcctcccaagctgctgggattacaggcgtgctccaCTGTGCCCGGCTACTAGCATTTCTTTAGGGGAGGGTTTGGCAACTTCcaggttttgttttttgggaatcTCTTTGACTCCTTTATTTTCCAAGAGTAATTttactgggtataaaattcttggtggacttttttttcccttttgtccCATGGTTTCTGATGAGAAGCGCTCATGTAAGCCCACTTGTTGAGGCTCCCCTGTGTGTGAGGAGTTGTTGTCTCCTGCTGCTTTCAGAGTTCTCCCTTTGACAGTTCTCTCTCTTTATAGTTTTCCTGTCGATGTGGGTGTCGGCCTTCTTGGTTGGGGCTTCTCAGAGCTCCTGTGTGCACCTCACTCCTGAGCTGGTCCTTTTCATGGCCCTAGCTGCTCGCTGTTGCCCCTGACAGCTTGGAGGTGCAGGCTTGACCAGCTCCCTCAAGGCTTTCTGCACACTGTGAGTTCCCCGTCAGGTAGGACAGAGGTGGCCTTTCCTGTTGGGGTTTCTAGGGACCACCAAGCAGGACCACTCTTGACTGTTGTTTGGGAATGAGGCTTAGGAGAAGCTCCAGCTCTGTTCTGTTCTCACCCAGTATTGCGTACGTGGGCTATTATTTTTCAGGACTATGGATGAGCTGGGGAGCCCCTGATAGGACTAGGATACATTACTAAAAACCCACAAAAGTCACTGTCCTTATTGATACTGTTATTTTTCTTGTTTAACACTTTCTGGTTGATCTGAGGCTCTGGTTCATTTACAGAATTCTGAAAGTTTGATTGTGATCATATAGCCAGTTTTAAAATTGCCTTTCCAGAGGGTTGGGGTTGTTGATGTCCTGACTCTGTCATGTTTATTGACTTCCCGTGcttctggc carries:
- the Znf606 gene encoding zinc finger protein 606 isoform X3 yields the protein MTVSADWESGALGQVVLLDRHLVDLSSGMAAINPWASWGALMDQSRGMAAVDPWASWALCPQDSAWHMDGSDEEGRRAAGCPAAQVQEPVTFEDVAVDFTQEEWGQLDLVQRTLYRDVMLETYGHLLSVGNQIAKPEVISLLEQGEEPWLVEQTCPESSCPAQMPPVTVRTACGPAPSPGHLSMVLTFSAVPSLR